The following are encoded in a window of Pseudomonas graminis genomic DNA:
- a CDS encoding TetR/AcrR family transcriptional regulator, with the protein MGKSTGVRAQQADQTRARILQAAITVFTRDGYSGGRIEKISAEAESNDRMIYYYFGSKEKLFVKVLEHTYEQFNRAESLLSLDPSTPVQTLRQLVAFVWDYYVSHPEFVAILSIENLHKGKHARQSGELRRLSGEAVGVLRPIIDAGQAQGLFRQDLDIKHVYLMIASLCYFYNSNLHTLSSFLGQDMAAEGERTDWLAFIQDLVMRGVAKAPQTPQV; encoded by the coding sequence ATGGGCAAAAGCACTGGCGTTCGCGCGCAACAGGCCGATCAAACCCGCGCGCGCATTCTTCAGGCGGCGATCACGGTGTTCACCCGCGACGGCTATTCCGGCGGGCGCATCGAGAAGATCTCCGCCGAAGCCGAATCCAACGACCGGATGATTTATTACTATTTCGGCAGCAAGGAGAAGCTGTTCGTCAAAGTGCTTGAGCACACCTACGAGCAGTTCAACCGCGCCGAAAGCCTGCTGTCACTGGACCCGTCGACGCCGGTACAGACGCTGCGCCAACTGGTGGCGTTCGTCTGGGACTATTACGTCAGCCACCCGGAATTCGTCGCCATCCTCAGCATCGAAAACCTGCACAAGGGCAAGCACGCGCGCCAGTCCGGGGAGCTGCGACGCCTGTCAGGCGAAGCCGTCGGCGTGCTCAGACCGATCATCGACGCCGGTCAAGCGCAGGGTTTGTTTCGGCAGGACCTGGACATCAAGCACGTGTATTTGATGATCGCGTCGCTGTGCTACTTCTATAACTCCAACCTGCACACCCTCAGCTCGTTCCTGGGCCAGGACATGGCCGCAGAGGGCGAGCGCACGGACTGGCTGGCGTTTATTCAGGACCTGGTGATGCGGGGTGTGGCGAAGGCCCCTCAGACGCCACAAGTCTAA
- the pssA gene encoding CDP-diacylglycerol--serine O-phosphatidyltransferase, with amino-acid sequence MRAPFRRSTLAALRGFESSGTAITILPSAADYRQTLLAKIAAATRRIYIVALYLQQDEAGQEMLDALYAAKAARPELDVVVLVDWFRAQRGLIGAGKQAGNSAWYQAQNLEHDQEVPVYGVPVQTRELFGVLHLKGCVIDDCVIYSGASINNVYLHKLGKYRLDRYHLIDSKGLADSFQRLVQQDILPSDAVHRLDLPSPPSSRSLRGEIRQFRQHLKRASYDVNDGVRDNGELRVIPLLGIGNKNPLSKTLCDLIAATDEQLTLCTPYFNMPLVVKREINRALKRGVKVDIIIGDKTANDFFISPEEPFKVISALPYLYEISLRRFMQKHQTAIAKHQLNIHLWKDGDNTYHLKGLWSDDRYTLLTGNNLNPRAFQLDLENAVLIDDPKGEWLKPRAEEIALLMRNTHRVGKFDELDTLSEYPVGVRTFLRRVSRVRVERLLYRIL; translated from the coding sequence ATGCGGGCTCCCTTCCGACGTTCTACCCTTGCAGCGCTGCGCGGTTTTGAATCCTCCGGCACGGCGATCACGATTCTGCCGAGTGCAGCCGACTATCGGCAGACACTGCTGGCGAAGATTGCCGCCGCCACCCGGCGGATTTACATCGTTGCCCTGTACTTGCAGCAGGATGAAGCCGGCCAGGAAATGCTCGATGCGCTGTATGCCGCCAAAGCTGCGCGCCCGGAGCTGGACGTCGTGGTGCTGGTCGACTGGTTCCGTGCCCAACGCGGCCTGATCGGCGCGGGCAAGCAGGCCGGGAACTCGGCGTGGTATCAGGCGCAGAACCTGGAACACGATCAGGAGGTGCCGGTGTATGGCGTACCGGTGCAAACCCGCGAGCTGTTCGGCGTGTTGCACCTCAAGGGTTGCGTCATCGACGACTGCGTGATTTACAGCGGCGCCAGCATCAATAACGTTTATCTGCACAAACTCGGCAAATACCGGCTCGATCGTTATCACCTGATCGACAGCAAAGGCCTGGCCGACTCGTTCCAGCGTCTGGTGCAGCAGGACATTCTGCCGTCCGACGCCGTGCATCGCCTCGACCTGCCCTCGCCGCCCAGCTCTCGCAGCCTGCGCGGGGAGATTCGTCAGTTCCGCCAGCACCTCAAGCGCGCCAGCTACGACGTCAACGATGGGGTGCGTGACAACGGCGAGCTGCGTGTCATTCCGCTACTGGGCATCGGCAACAAGAATCCGCTGAGTAAAACCCTCTGCGATCTCATTGCCGCCACCGATGAGCAACTGACGCTGTGCACGCCGTACTTCAACATGCCGCTGGTGGTGAAACGCGAGATCAATCGCGCGCTGAAGCGGGGCGTGAAGGTCGACATCATCATCGGCGACAAGACCGCCAACGACTTTTTCATTTCGCCGGAGGAGCCGTTCAAGGTGATCTCCGCGCTGCCGTATCTGTATGAGATCAGCCTGCGTCGCTTCATGCAGAAGCATCAGACGGCGATCGCCAAGCACCAGTTGAATATTCATCTGTGGAAAGACGGCGACAACACCTATCACCTCAAGGGCCTGTGGTCAGATGACCGCTACACCCTGCTGACCGGCAACAACCTGAACCCTCGAGCCTTTCAGCTGGACCTGGAAAACGCCGTGCTGATCGATGACCCCAAGGGTGAATGGCTGAAGCCCCGCGCGGAAGAAATCGCGCTGCTGATGCGCAATACCCATCGGGTCGGCAAGTTCGACGAGCTCGATACCCTGAGCGAATACCCGGTGGGCGTGCGCACCTTTCTGCGCCGGGTCAGCCGGGTCCGCGTCGAGCGCCTGCTCTACCGGATTCTCTGA
- a CDS encoding NADP-dependent oxidoreductase codes for MTALNNRQFLLARRPVGAASREDFTFQTVPVAELAPGQIMVKSEYLSLDPAMRGWMNEGKSYIAPVELGAVMRALGAGKVIESQHPKFAVGDYVQGVLGVQDYFVGEPKGFNKVDPNLVPLPVYLAALGMTGMSAYFALLEVGQPKAGDTVVISGAAGAVGSIAGQIAKIKGCRVIGIAGGKEKCQTLIDEFGFDGAIDYKNEDIHAALKRECPKGVDVYFDNVGGDILDAVLTRLALKARVVICGAISQYNNKEAVKGPANYLSLLVNRARMEGFVVMDHAEHFAKAGMEMAGWLAQGKLKSKEHIVDGLETFPETLQMLFKGENSGKLILKV; via the coding sequence ATGACCGCCTTGAACAACCGCCAATTCCTCCTCGCGCGCCGCCCGGTCGGTGCTGCCAGCCGTGAAGATTTCACCTTCCAGACCGTGCCCGTTGCGGAGCTCGCCCCGGGACAGATCATGGTGAAAAGCGAATACCTGTCCCTGGACCCGGCCATGCGCGGCTGGATGAATGAAGGCAAGTCCTACATCGCGCCGGTCGAGCTGGGCGCGGTGATGCGCGCGCTGGGGGCGGGCAAGGTGATCGAGTCGCAACACCCGAAATTCGCGGTGGGCGATTACGTGCAGGGCGTGCTCGGCGTGCAGGATTATTTCGTCGGCGAGCCCAAGGGCTTCAACAAAGTCGATCCCAACCTCGTGCCGCTGCCGGTGTACTTGGCCGCATTGGGCATGACCGGCATGTCGGCGTACTTCGCTCTGCTGGAAGTCGGCCAGCCCAAGGCCGGGGACACCGTGGTGATTTCCGGCGCGGCCGGTGCGGTGGGCAGCATTGCCGGGCAGATCGCCAAAATCAAAGGCTGCCGGGTCATCGGCATTGCTGGCGGCAAGGAAAAGTGCCAGACCCTGATCGATGAATTCGGCTTTGACGGCGCCATTGATTACAAGAACGAAGACATCCACGCGGCGCTGAAACGCGAATGCCCGAAAGGCGTGGACGTGTATTTCGATAACGTCGGCGGCGACATCCTCGATGCGGTCCTGACCCGCCTGGCGTTGAAGGCGCGGGTGGTGATCTGCGGCGCCATCAGCCAGTACAACAACAAGGAAGCCGTCAAAGGCCCGGCCAACTACCTGTCACTGCTGGTCAACCGCGCGCGCATGGAAGGTTTCGTGGTCATGGACCATGCGGAACACTTCGCCAAGGCCGGGATGGAAATGGCCGGCTGGCTGGCCCAGGGCAAGCTGAAGAGCAAAGAGCACATCGTCGACGGCCTGGAAACTTTCCCCGAAACCCTGCAGATGCTGTTCAAGGGCGAAAACAGCGGCAAGCTGATTCTGAAGGTATGA
- a CDS encoding SDR family oxidoreductase, whose amino-acid sequence MSMTFSGQVALVTGAAAGIGRATALAFAEHGLKVLVVDLDSAGGEGTAELIRQAGGEALFLPCDVTKDAQVQQMMTQAVDAYSRVDYAFNNAGIEIEKGRLAEGSEAEFDAIMGVNVKGVWLCMKYQLPLMMAQGGGAIVNTASVAGLGAAPKMSIYSASKHAVIGLTKSAAIEYAKKHIRVNAVCPAVIDTDMFRRAHEADPRKAEFAATMHPVGRIGKVEEIAAAVLYLCSDGAAFTTGHSLAVDGGVTAF is encoded by the coding sequence ATGAGCATGACGTTTTCCGGCCAGGTCGCGTTGGTCACCGGCGCCGCCGCGGGCATCGGCCGAGCCACCGCGCTAGCCTTCGCCGAACACGGCCTGAAAGTGCTGGTGGTGGATCTGGACAGCGCGGGCGGCGAGGGCACGGCCGAGCTGATTCGTCAGGCGGGCGGCGAAGCGCTGTTTCTGCCGTGTGATGTGACCAAAGACGCTCAGGTGCAGCAGATGATGACCCAGGCCGTGGACGCTTATAGTCGCGTGGATTACGCGTTCAACAACGCCGGCATCGAGATCGAAAAAGGCCGCCTCGCCGAAGGCAGCGAAGCCGAGTTCGACGCGATCATGGGCGTCAACGTCAAGGGCGTCTGGCTGTGCATGAAATACCAGCTGCCGCTGATGATGGCCCAGGGTGGTGGGGCAATCGTCAACACCGCATCGGTGGCCGGGCTGGGCGCGGCGCCGAAGATGAGCATCTACAGTGCGTCCAAGCACGCGGTGATCGGCTTGACCAAATCGGCCGCCATCGAATACGCCAAGAAGCACATCCGGGTTAACGCCGTGTGCCCCGCGGTGATCGACACCGACATGTTCCGCCGCGCCCACGAGGCCGACCCGCGCAAGGCCGAGTTCGCCGCGACCATGCACCCGGTCGGGCGGATCGGCAAAGTCGAAGAAATCGCAGCCGCCGTGCTCTACCTGTGCAGCGACGGCGCCGCGTTCACTACCGGGCACTCGCTGGCGGTGGACGGGGGCGTCACGGCGTTCTGA
- a CDS encoding mechanosensitive ion channel domain-containing protein, with the protein MDHLWFAYPLISAAVLLVIDLTLWQWLHPRWRRRKLVCRLVLFVLFSMALLDGGLSPLYPVPADWSVPRHVLATILTIAWWLYGARTLTVLAVVVMEPRIGGKGHLLQDVMGAIIFLVATVAAAAYVLDMPVKGLLATSGAVAIILGLAVQSTLGDVFSGIVLNATKPFRVDDWIRVDDIEGKVIEIDWRSTHLLTSEGSMAVIPNAMAAKTRIVNFSRPDHFHSVTLSIELSTRLRPSLVLDSLEKALLGCRELLAQPAPSAVVVKSGLRIAEYQVTGYVKSRDRSSAVRNQLFDLIHRQLASTETRQDQQRPATRQSAVLNTVNALRMLSDADRAQLEQHMRLGAYPAKDIVLAEGVVPDALFIIESGVVSVSLQRPDGWLEVGRMGPGELLGESGFVDGAPTLGRFCAYTDCMIYRIDKADLEPWLAEHPELVGALAGLAKFRAKARAAMLEAKPVVADANGFLGWLRKNVRRFEVTRGPGSDDKKR; encoded by the coding sequence ATGGATCATTTGTGGTTCGCCTATCCGTTGATCAGCGCTGCCGTGCTGCTGGTCATCGACCTCACGCTCTGGCAGTGGCTGCACCCGCGCTGGCGCCGGCGCAAGCTGGTGTGCCGGCTGGTGCTGTTTGTGCTGTTCAGCATGGCGCTGCTTGATGGCGGGCTAAGTCCGCTGTATCCGGTGCCCGCCGACTGGTCCGTTCCGCGACATGTGCTGGCGACCATTCTGACCATCGCCTGGTGGCTCTACGGCGCGCGAACCCTGACCGTGCTCGCCGTGGTGGTCATGGAGCCGCGCATCGGCGGCAAGGGCCATCTGCTGCAAGACGTCATGGGCGCGATCATCTTCCTTGTTGCAACCGTGGCGGCGGCCGCTTACGTGCTCGACATGCCGGTCAAAGGGCTGCTGGCGACCTCAGGCGCCGTGGCGATCATCCTGGGGCTCGCCGTACAAAGCACCCTGGGCGATGTGTTCTCCGGCATCGTCCTCAATGCGACCAAGCCGTTTCGGGTGGACGACTGGATTCGCGTCGACGACATCGAAGGCAAAGTCATCGAAATCGACTGGCGCTCCACCCACCTGCTGACCTCCGAGGGCAGCATGGCGGTGATCCCCAACGCCATGGCCGCCAAGACCCGCATCGTCAACTTCAGCCGGCCGGACCATTTCCATTCGGTCACCCTGTCCATCGAACTGTCGACCCGCCTGCGACCCAGCCTGGTGCTGGACTCCCTGGAGAAAGCGCTGCTCGGCTGCCGCGAATTACTGGCCCAGCCCGCGCCATCGGCAGTGGTGGTCAAGTCCGGCCTGCGCATCGCCGAATACCAGGTCACCGGCTACGTGAAATCCCGGGACCGAAGTTCAGCGGTGCGCAACCAGTTGTTCGACCTGATTCACCGACAACTGGCGTCCACCGAAACCCGCCAGGACCAGCAACGCCCTGCCACGCGGCAGTCTGCCGTACTGAATACCGTGAATGCGCTGCGCATGCTCAGCGACGCCGACCGCGCGCAACTGGAACAGCACATGCGCCTGGGCGCTTATCCGGCGAAAGACATCGTGCTGGCCGAGGGCGTGGTGCCTGATGCGCTGTTTATCATCGAGTCAGGCGTCGTTTCAGTGTCGCTGCAAAGGCCGGACGGCTGGCTTGAAGTAGGGCGCATGGGGCCGGGGGAGTTGCTGGGTGAGAGTGGGTTTGTTGATGGAGCACCGACGCTTGGGCGCTTTTGTGCGTACACCGACTGCATGATTTACCGGATCGACAAGGCCGATCTGGAGCCGTGGTTGGCGGAGCATCCGGAATTGGTTGGGGCGCTGGCAGGGTTGGCTAAGTTTCGTGCGAAGGCGAGGGCGGCGATGCTGGAGGCCAAGCCGGTGGTGGCGGATGCCAATGGGTTTCTGGGTTGGTTGCGCAAGAATGTGAGGCGGTTTGAGGTGACGCGGGGCCCGGGATCTGATGACAAGAAGCGCTGA
- a CDS encoding TonB-dependent receptor, which yields MFLSHPFRPTLLALCCSASFIANAADSALELGATDINADAVKANSNTLPEVYAGGQVARGGQMGVLGNQDNMNVPFTMTSYTSQLIEDQQAEDVGDVLLNDPSVRQSYGFGNQSQIFVIRGLPLAGDDISYGGLYGVLPRQILSTDAIERVEVFKGPNAFINGVSPTGTGLGGSVNLQPNRAEDVPTRRYTQDISSDGRVGEHLDLGQRFGEGNRFGARVNLSQREGDTAIDDENQRTKLFVAGLDYRGDTFRVSTDFGYQKQRINGLRNTVQLGNATKIPTAPDASHNYGQDWTNAETEDTFGMMRGDWDLNENWTAYLAGGAKHTRETGVYGTPTLVGNNGVATVGGSEIPHNEDNTSFAAGLNGHVQTGPVSHQIAIGASTIWTQQENAYTFYRPVTGNTNIYTTPSLPKPTAVSSTGGDMGDPGVTGKTRNRSLAVSDTVGLFDDSLLLTYGVRRQQLRVENYSYDGTTSNGAANAANDGSRTSLYDESITTPVYGIVYKPTDTVSLYANRIEGLAKGPVASGTVTNLGEAFPPGRTKQLEAGIKLDMQSFGANLGVFRIEKPSDGYVDATQRLYIRDGEQVNKGVELSVFGEPIEGLRLMAGGTRMTSELKKTAGGLADGNHAIGVPTFQLNASVDWDVPGLEGAALSARMLRTGGQYADQANNLSLPTWNRFDAGARYTFKVDQKDLTLRVNVENITDKNYWASANGGYLSQGDPRLVKLSGTIDF from the coding sequence ATGTTCCTTTCGCATCCGTTTCGCCCCACCCTGCTTGCGCTTTGCTGCTCTGCGAGCTTCATCGCCAATGCTGCCGATTCGGCGCTTGAGCTCGGCGCTACTGACATAAACGCGGATGCCGTCAAGGCTAATTCCAACACGCTGCCTGAGGTCTACGCAGGTGGTCAGGTCGCTCGTGGCGGGCAGATGGGTGTTCTGGGTAATCAGGACAACATGAACGTCCCTTTCACCATGACCAGCTATACCTCCCAGCTTATCGAGGATCAGCAGGCTGAAGATGTGGGAGACGTACTCCTCAACGACCCGTCGGTGCGCCAGTCTTACGGCTTCGGTAACCAGTCGCAGATATTCGTGATCCGCGGTTTGCCGTTGGCAGGCGACGATATCTCGTACGGCGGTTTGTACGGGGTCCTTCCTCGGCAAATTCTCTCCACGGACGCCATTGAGCGGGTGGAAGTATTCAAAGGTCCCAACGCGTTTATCAACGGCGTGAGCCCCACCGGTACGGGCTTGGGTGGCAGCGTGAATTTGCAGCCCAACCGTGCTGAAGACGTGCCGACTCGCCGTTACACCCAAGACATCAGTTCTGACGGCCGCGTTGGTGAGCATCTGGACCTTGGCCAACGCTTCGGCGAGGGCAACCGATTCGGAGCGCGAGTCAACCTTAGCCAACGCGAAGGCGACACTGCGATTGATGACGAAAACCAGCGCACCAAGTTGTTCGTCGCGGGACTCGATTATCGGGGTGACACCTTTCGCGTCTCTACCGACTTTGGCTACCAGAAACAGCGCATCAACGGTTTACGCAACACCGTGCAATTGGGTAATGCGACAAAAATCCCGACCGCCCCTGACGCCAGCCACAACTACGGCCAGGATTGGACTAATGCCGAAACCGAAGACACGTTCGGCATGATGCGTGGCGACTGGGACCTGAATGAAAACTGGACTGCCTACCTTGCAGGGGGCGCCAAGCATACGCGTGAAACGGGCGTATACGGCACGCCAACCCTCGTAGGTAATAACGGAGTTGCAACTGTCGGCGGCTCTGAGATCCCGCACAATGAGGACAACACCAGCTTTGCAGCGGGGCTTAACGGTCATGTTCAAACCGGGCCGGTGAGTCATCAGATCGCGATTGGCGCCTCTACCATCTGGACCCAGCAAGAGAACGCCTACACCTTCTACCGCCCGGTCACCGGGAATACCAATATCTACACCACACCTAGTCTGCCCAAGCCAACGGCGGTCTCCAGCACTGGCGGCGATATGGGCGATCCGGGTGTCACCGGCAAAACCCGCAACCGAAGCCTGGCCGTTTCCGACACAGTTGGCTTGTTCGACGACAGTTTGCTGCTGACCTATGGCGTACGCCGTCAGCAGCTGCGCGTAGAGAACTACTCATACGACGGCACCACTTCCAACGGAGCGGCTAACGCGGCCAATGACGGCAGCCGTACTTCACTTTACGACGAATCCATCACCACGCCGGTGTACGGCATCGTCTATAAACCGACTGACACCGTTTCCCTGTATGCAAACCGCATTGAAGGCTTGGCCAAAGGGCCGGTCGCATCCGGTACCGTCACCAACCTTGGGGAGGCTTTCCCGCCTGGCCGCACCAAGCAACTGGAAGCGGGTATCAAGCTGGACATGCAATCGTTCGGCGCAAATCTTGGTGTGTTCCGAATCGAGAAGCCCAGCGATGGCTACGTCGATGCTACCCAGCGCCTCTACATTCGCGACGGCGAGCAGGTGAACAAAGGGGTTGAGCTGAGCGTGTTTGGTGAGCCCATCGAAGGCCTGCGCCTGATGGCAGGCGGCACGCGCATGACCTCGGAGCTGAAGAAGACTGCGGGCGGGCTCGCTGATGGCAACCATGCCATCGGGGTGCCCACCTTCCAGCTAAATGCGAGCGTCGACTGGGACGTTCCTGGCCTGGAGGGAGCTGCCCTTAGCGCCCGTATGCTTCGTACTGGAGGCCAGTATGCGGACCAGGCCAATAACCTGAGCCTTCCCACCTGGAATCGGTTCGATGCCGGCGCGCGCTACACCTTCAAGGTCGATCAAAAGGACCTGACGTTGCGCGTCAATGTGGAGAACATCACCGACAAGAACTACTGGGCCTCAGCCAACGGCGGCTATCTCAGCCAGGGCGACCCGCGTCTGGTCAAACTCTCAGGCACCATAGACTTCTAA
- a CDS encoding SseB family protein translates to MEIMNNQQENALEQALRLAADEPAHRPEFFNTLLNSVVYVLGTAGTGKGHVTLEAGSNISIANWQKADGSPVIPFFSSLNVLQGSIDSEESYVEIPARSLFEITLGAPLFLNPALPLRALYGNGSGGMEP, encoded by the coding sequence ATGGAAATCATGAACAACCAGCAAGAAAACGCCCTCGAACAAGCACTCAGGCTGGCGGCGGATGAGCCGGCCCATCGACCTGAGTTTTTCAACACGCTGCTGAACTCAGTTGTCTATGTGCTTGGCACTGCCGGGACTGGCAAAGGTCATGTAACGCTCGAGGCGGGCAGCAACATCAGCATCGCGAATTGGCAGAAGGCTGACGGCTCACCTGTCATCCCGTTTTTTTCTTCGTTGAACGTATTGCAAGGGTCCATAGACAGCGAAGAATCCTACGTAGAAATCCCGGCCAGATCGCTGTTTGAAATCACACTGGGCGCGCCTCTTTTCCTTAACCCGGCTTTACCGTTGCGCGCGCTGTATGGAAACGGGAGCGGGGGAATGGAGCCATGA
- a CDS encoding GmrSD restriction endonuclease domain-containing protein has translation MADLASQQTPIQSVYNWYREDKLYVNRRYQRKLVWTLEEKQKLVESIIKKYPIPAILLAEREEEPGTYEIIDGLQRLHAIVSFIETAFPTLEGNHFDLTYFPTAKAHADAGDFTPEEAQSYIGQKEIGTLLDYPLALSVMRKATDAEINDVFDRINTYGHRLSDQERRQAGVQNDLSDMVRLVACSLRGDESSNTLVLRAMPSISIDLPKTKHGYEIQADEVFWVAQGILKSTDLRDSMDEQCIADVAVCIVSPALIERSKDALDKIYTANSVESNQALAAVEVYGTERFAHEFKYCVDEILKICQVHPVAKLRTIVFETSSTNAFPSFFAVIIIAVHELVFKEHRKISDYAAVRKAITNLNGRISTGRQSTSSDERRISVNTIKTLINPHCVDMGADRPVFGGHATADIDAVIRRSEIELSNYELKQGMLSLADDRHIDENLIQKVVKTICAIANNGAGQFGKLILGVTDKVADSERVLKLDGVQAVKVARRHIVGISREAKQLGISVEDYYARWKSYISDSDLSEPLKTSVLSNIDYNTYFGLGVIVITIPPQGELSYYGGDVYWRDGDETKLAEDSRRVASLAKRF, from the coding sequence ATGGCAGACTTAGCTTCGCAACAAACCCCTATCCAGTCGGTTTATAATTGGTATCGGGAAGATAAGCTGTACGTAAATCGGCGATATCAAAGAAAGCTAGTTTGGACGCTAGAAGAGAAACAAAAGCTGGTAGAGTCAATCATCAAAAAGTACCCTATTCCAGCTATATTATTAGCCGAAAGAGAGGAAGAGCCAGGTACATACGAAATTATTGACGGACTGCAGCGCCTCCATGCGATAGTCTCGTTTATAGAGACAGCGTTCCCGACCCTTGAAGGGAATCATTTCGACCTTACTTACTTCCCTACCGCTAAAGCGCATGCGGATGCTGGCGATTTTACGCCCGAGGAAGCCCAGTCTTATATCGGGCAAAAAGAGATTGGTACATTATTAGATTATCCTTTGGCACTTTCAGTTATGCGCAAGGCCACGGATGCTGAAATCAATGACGTTTTCGACAGAATCAATACCTACGGTCATCGGCTAAGCGATCAGGAAAGGCGGCAAGCCGGCGTTCAGAATGATTTGTCAGATATGGTGCGCTTGGTGGCATGCAGTTTGAGGGGCGACGAGTCTTCAAACACTCTTGTGCTTCGAGCTATGCCTTCAATAAGTATTGATCTCCCTAAAACTAAGCATGGCTATGAGATTCAAGCTGATGAGGTTTTCTGGGTCGCTCAGGGCATTCTAAAGTCCACCGATCTACGCGATAGCATGGATGAACAATGCATAGCGGATGTGGCCGTTTGTATTGTGAGCCCTGCTTTGATTGAGAGATCAAAGGACGCTTTAGATAAAATATATACTGCCAATTCGGTAGAGAGCAATCAGGCTCTTGCTGCTGTTGAGGTTTATGGAACTGAGCGTTTTGCTCATGAGTTCAAATACTGCGTAGACGAGATTTTAAAAATTTGCCAGGTCCATCCGGTGGCAAAACTGAGAACCATTGTTTTCGAGACGAGTAGTACTAATGCTTTCCCATCTTTTTTTGCAGTAATTATAATTGCAGTACATGAACTGGTATTTAAGGAGCATCGGAAAATATCCGATTATGCTGCGGTACGGAAGGCTATTACTAACCTTAACGGACGAATCTCTACGGGTAGGCAATCGACTTCATCCGACGAAAGAAGAATTAGTGTAAATACAATCAAGACATTGATAAATCCACACTGTGTGGACATGGGTGCAGACCGGCCAGTTTTTGGTGGGCACGCTACTGCTGATATCGATGCTGTGATTAGGCGCTCAGAGATTGAACTGTCTAACTATGAGCTGAAGCAAGGCATGCTCTCGCTAGCTGATGACCGCCATATCGATGAAAACCTGATACAGAAGGTCGTAAAGACAATCTGCGCTATCGCAAATAACGGTGCAGGCCAGTTTGGGAAGCTTATCCTTGGCGTTACTGATAAGGTCGCAGATTCTGAGCGGGTACTAAAACTTGATGGCGTTCAGGCAGTCAAAGTAGCCCGCCGCCATATTGTTGGAATTTCCAGAGAAGCTAAGCAGCTCGGGATCAGCGTCGAAGATTATTATGCGCGATGGAAGTCATATATAAGCGATTCTGATTTATCAGAACCATTGAAAACATCTGTGCTATCTAATATCGATTACAATACGTACTTTGGGCTCGGCGTAATTGTGATTACGATCCCACCGCAAGGAGAACTGTCGTACTATGGAGGTGATGTTTACTGGCGAGATGGAGATGAGACAAAGCTAGCCGAGGATTCTAGACGTGTTGCCTCTTTAGCAAAACGGTTTTAA
- a CDS encoding S66 peptidase family protein, translated as MPASRPTLHPKVLRAGDAVALVSPAGPVAAARVEAAVRELTSWGLRPRVYPHALDNIGFLAGTDANRISDLNDALADPEIRAVLCNRGGYGVQRILGQLDYNAVLRDPKLVVGFSDITALHAALWTHTSLATVHGPVAAQLEKGGIFASTLKQALMSTEPSVIHAAPAEPTFSVRTSGSVEGVLLGGNLSMLSTCIGTPFMPDLEGAILLLEDVGELAYRVDRNITHLLNCGILQRLGGIALGQFSEPGHGNNPIRPPDVLIERLGDLGIPVLGGLSIGHGDRNLAVALGTRAVLDTEAGTLTVAPATR; from the coding sequence ATGCCTGCCTCCCGCCCAACCCTCCACCCTAAAGTCCTTCGCGCTGGCGACGCCGTAGCGCTGGTGTCCCCAGCCGGCCCAGTCGCCGCAGCCCGGGTCGAGGCAGCCGTACGGGAACTCACCTCCTGGGGATTACGCCCCCGCGTCTACCCCCACGCTCTGGACAACATCGGGTTCCTGGCAGGCACCGACGCCAATCGCATTTCCGATCTAAACGACGCCCTGGCCGACCCCGAAATCCGCGCTGTCCTGTGCAACCGTGGCGGCTACGGCGTTCAACGCATCCTCGGCCAACTCGACTACAACGCGGTGCTTCGTGATCCAAAACTGGTGGTCGGCTTCTCGGACATCACTGCCTTGCACGCCGCACTCTGGACCCACACGAGTCTCGCCACGGTTCACGGCCCGGTGGCGGCGCAGTTGGAGAAGGGCGGCATCTTCGCAAGCACGCTCAAGCAGGCATTGATGAGCACCGAGCCTTCCGTCATCCATGCCGCCCCGGCAGAACCCACCTTCAGCGTGCGCACGTCCGGCTCCGTCGAGGGCGTGCTGCTCGGCGGCAACTTGAGCATGCTGAGTACCTGCATCGGCACGCCGTTCATGCCGGATCTGGAAGGCGCAATCCTGCTGCTCGAAGACGTTGGCGAGCTGGCGTATCGGGTTGATCGCAATATCACCCATCTGCTCAATTGCGGGATTCTGCAACGGCTTGGCGGCATCGCGTTGGGTCAGTTCAGCGAGCCGGGTCACGGCAATAACCCGATCCGGCCGCCCGATGTCTTGATTGAGCGCCTGGGCGATCTGGGCATTCCGGTCTTGGGCGGTCTGTCCATCGGCCATGGCGACCGCAACTTGGCGGTGGCGTTGGGCACTCGTGCGGTGCTCGACACCGAGGCGGGCACCCTGACGGTGGCCCCGGCCACGCGCTAG